The following are from one region of the Polaribacter marinaquae genome:
- a CDS encoding MATE family efflux transporter, producing the protein MNVNISFKNINKLAIPALIAGIAEPVLSITDTAIIGNIDTNATESLAAVGIVGAFISMLVWVFGQIRSAISSIVSQYVGANKINDIKELPAQAIAIIVFGSLIVLAISYPFSRQIFQFYNASGEILEFCITYFNIRIFGFPFALFVFAIFGTFRGLQNTFYPMIIAIIGASINIILDLILVYGIEGFVPAMHIEGAAYASVIAQVSMAVISLYLLIKKTPISLKVRLPFHAEIPRLLGMIGNLFIRTIALNVALYFATSYATGYGKEYIAAYTISLNIWLLGAFMIDGYSSAGNILSGKLLGAKDYKSLLDLSNKLFKYGLIVGVCIGLIGFLFYNFIGEIFTKETAVLKQFYAVFWIVLITQPINAVTFIFDGMFKGMGEMKYLRNLLILATGFVFIPTLFFFDYLEYKLVAIWIAFTLWIIARGLPLVFKFRNKFIPLAENSSKI; encoded by the coding sequence TTGAATGTAAATATTAGCTTTAAAAATATAAATAAATTAGCAATTCCTGCTTTAATTGCTGGTATTGCAGAACCTGTTTTATCGATTACAGATACTGCAATAATTGGTAATATAGATACAAATGCCACAGAAAGTCTTGCTGCAGTTGGTATTGTTGGTGCATTTATCTCGATGCTTGTTTGGGTTTTTGGGCAAATTAGAAGTGCAATTTCATCTATAGTTTCTCAATATGTAGGCGCTAATAAGATTAATGATATTAAAGAATTACCAGCACAAGCAATTGCAATAATTGTTTTTGGTAGCTTAATTGTATTAGCAATATCATATCCGTTTTCTAGACAGATTTTTCAATTTTATAATGCTTCAGGAGAAATTTTAGAATTTTGTATCACCTATTTTAATATTAGAATATTTGGTTTTCCGTTTGCATTATTTGTATTTGCCATATTTGGTACTTTTAGAGGTTTACAAAATACTTTTTACCCAATGATTATTGCTATAATTGGCGCATCAATAAATATTATTTTAGATTTAATATTGGTGTATGGTATAGAGGGTTTTGTGCCTGCAATGCATATAGAAGGTGCTGCTTATGCAAGTGTAATTGCACAGGTTTCTATGGCTGTAATCTCTTTATATTTATTAATTAAAAAAACACCTATTTCTTTAAAAGTTAGATTGCCTTTTCATGCTGAAATTCCAAGATTATTGGGTATGATTGGTAACCTTTTTATTAGAACAATTGCATTAAATGTAGCCTTGTATTTTGCTACTTCTTACGCAACAGGTTACGGTAAAGAATATATTGCCGCCTATACAATTAGTTTAAATATTTGGTTATTGGGCGCTTTTATGATTGATGGTTATTCTAGTGCAGGTAATATTTTGTCTGGTAAATTATTAGGTGCAAAAGATTATAAAAGTTTGCTTGACTTAAGTAATAAATTATTTAAATATGGTTTAATTGTAGGTGTTTGTATTGGCTTAATAGGTTTTCTTTTTTACAATTTTATTGGGGAAATTTTCACCAAAGAAACTGCAGTTTTAAAGCAATTTTATGCTGTTTTTTGGATTGTTTTAATTACACAACCTATAAACGCAGTAACCTTTATTTTTGATGGGATGTTTAAAGGTATGGGAGAAATGAAATACTTAAGAAACCTTTTAATTTTGGCAACAGGTTTTGTTTTTATTCCCACATTATTCTTTTTTGATTATTTAGAATATAAATTAGTTGCTATTTGGATTGCTTTTACACTATGGATTATTGCTAGAGGTTTGCCTTTGGTTTTTAAGTTTAGAAATAAATTTATTCCGTTGGCAGAAAACAGTTCGAAAATTTAA
- a CDS encoding enoyl-CoA hydratase/isomerase family protein, giving the protein MATTRENGSLYTNIQNNIATIEFGHPASNSFPGELLARLTKELLSVGSNNDVSVIVLKSEGEKAFCAGASFDELVAVSNLNEGKQFFSGFANVINAMRTCGKLIVGRIQGKTVGGGVGIAAACDYVLATESASIKLSEFTIGIGPFVIEPAVSRKIGVSGTAELTLDATSWKNAYWAKEKGLYAKVLENQKELDKEIDILTSKLASYNPMALAEMKKALWKGTENWSALLEARAAVSGELVLSDFTKKALSKFTK; this is encoded by the coding sequence ATGGCTACAACTAGAGAAAACGGAAGTTTATACACTAATATTCAAAATAATATTGCAACAATAGAGTTTGGGCATCCTGCAAGTAATTCTTTTCCTGGAGAATTATTAGCTAGATTAACCAAAGAATTATTGTCTGTTGGATCAAATAATGATGTTTCCGTAATTGTTTTAAAGTCGGAAGGAGAAAAAGCTTTTTGTGCAGGCGCTTCTTTTGATGAGTTGGTCGCTGTGTCTAATTTAAATGAAGGAAAACAGTTTTTCTCTGGTTTTGCAAATGTAATTAACGCCATGAGAACTTGTGGTAAATTAATAGTTGGTAGAATTCAAGGTAAAACAGTTGGCGGTGGTGTTGGTATTGCTGCGGCTTGTGATTATGTTTTGGCAACAGAAAGTGCTTCGATAAAATTATCAGAATTTACAATAGGTATTGGTCCTTTTGTTATAGAACCTGCAGTGTCTAGAAAAATTGGTGTTTCTGGTACGGCAGAATTAACTTTAGACGCCACAAGCTGGAAAAACGCGTATTGGGCTAAAGAAAAAGGTTTGTATGCTAAAGTTTTAGAAAATCAGAAAGAATTAGATAAAGAAATAGATATTTTAACTTCAAAATTGGCTAGTTATAATCCGATGGCTTTAGCAGAAATGAAAAAAGCTTTATGGAAAGGTACAGAAAATTGGTCTGCTTTATTAGAAGCAAGAGCTGCTGTTTCAGGTGAATTAGTTTTGTCTGATTTTACAAAGAAAGCATTATCTAAATTCACAAAATAA